The proteins below come from a single Bubalus kerabau isolate K-KA32 ecotype Philippines breed swamp buffalo chromosome 19, PCC_UOA_SB_1v2, whole genome shotgun sequence genomic window:
- the ZNF710 gene encoding zinc finger protein 710 isoform X2, with protein sequence MEGFMDSGTQTDAVVVLSLAQAAVLGLVSENELFGATISAEAFYPDLGPELSGAAIGEARPPGPDVYQLACHGRALEEPAEEEVLEVEAAFEKHTRRKTRPPVRLVPKVKFEKVEEEEEVYEVSVPGGDDKDAGPAEAPAEAAGGGCEALVQSSAVKMIDLSVFSRKPRTLRHLPRAPRPELDVAPFDPHFPDPARDAFAEPSMALPRPEALPVECSFEPPHLPPLSDPEPPTMESPEPVKPEQGFVWQEVGEFEADAAGSTVERHKKAQLDRLDINVQIDDSYLVEAGDRQKRWQCRMCEKSYTSKYNLVTHILGHNGIKPHSCPHCSKLFKQPSHLQTHLLTHQGTRPHKCQVCQKAFTQTSHLKRHMLLHSEVKPYSCHFCGRGFAYPSELKAHEVKHESGRCHVCVECGLDFSTLTQLKRHLASHQGPTLYQCLECDKSFHYRSQLQNHMLKHQNVRPFVCTECGMEFSQIHHLKQHSLTHKGVKEFKCEVCGREFTLQANMKRHMLIHTSVRPYQCHICFKTFVQKQTLKTHMIVHSPVKPFKCKVCGKSFNRMYNLLGHMHLHAGSKPFKCPYCSSKFNLKGNLSRHMKVKHGVMDIGLDSQDPMMELTGTDPSELDSQQEMEDFEENAYAYAGVDGSAEASVLSEQAMKEMAYYNVL encoded by the exons ATGGAGGGCTTCATGGACTCAGGGACACAGACTGATGCCGTGGTGGTGCTGTCTTTGGCTCAGGCCGCCGTGCTGGGCCTGGTCTCGGAAAATGAGCTCTTTGGAGCCACCATAAGCGCCGAAGCCTTCTACCCGGACCTGGGGCCGGAGCTGTCCGGGGCAGCCATAGGGGAGGCCCGGCCCCCGGGCCCCGACGTCTACCAGCTGGCCTGCCACGGGCGGGCCCTGGAGGAGCCGGCTGAGGAGGAGGTGCTGGAGGTGGAGGCGGCCTTCGAGAAGCACACCCGGCGGAAGACGCGGCCGCCTGTGCGCCTGGTGCCCAAGGTCAAGTTTgagaaggtggaggaggaggaggaggtctaCGAGGTGTCAGTGCCCGGCGGCGACGACAAGGATGCCGGCCCAGCAGAGGCCCCAGCCGAGGCGGCCGGCGGCGGCTGCGAGGCCCTGGTGCAGAGCAGCGCGGTCAAGATGATCGACCTCAGCGTCTTCAGCCGCAAGCCCCGGACGCTGCGACACCTGCCCCGCGCCCCGCGGCCGGAGCTGGACGTAGCCCCCTTCGACCCCCACTTCCCCGACCCGGCCCGGGACGCCTTCGCCGAGCCCAGCATGGCGCTACCCAGGCCAGAGGCCCTGCCCGTGGAGTGCAGCTTCGAGCCGCCGCACCTGCCCCCGCTGAGCGACCCCGAGCCCCCCACCATGGAGTCCCCGGAGCCCGTGAAGCCGGAGCAGGGCTTCGTGTGGCAGGAGGTGGGCGAGTTCGAAGCGGACGCAGCCGGCTCGACGGTGGAGCGCCACAAGAAGGCCCAGCTGGACCGGCTGGACATCAACGTGCAGATTGACGACTCGTACCTGGTGGAGGCCGGCGACCGGCAGAAGCGCTGGCAGTGTCGCATGTGCGAGAAGTCCTACACGTCCAAGTACAACCTGGTGACGCACATCCTGGGCCACAACGGCATCAAGCCGCATTCCTGCCCGCACTGCAGCAAGCTCTTCAAGCAGCCCAGCCACCTGCAGACGCACCTGCTGACACACCAGGGCACCCGGCCACACAAGTGCCAGGTGTGCCAGAAGGCCTTCACGCAGACCAGCCACCTCAAGCGCCACATGCTGCTGCACTCGGAGGTCAAGCCCTACAGCTGCCACTTCTGTGGCCGCGGCTTCGCCTACCCCAGCGAGCTCAAGGCCCACGAGGTGAAGCACGAGAGCGGCCGCTGCCACGTGTGCGTCGAGTGCGGCCTGGACTTCTCTACGCTGACGCAGCTCAAGCGCCACCTGGCCTCCCACCAAGGCCCCACCCTCTACCAGTGCCTGGAGTGCGACAAGTCCTTCCACTACCGCAGCCAGCTGCAGAATCACATGCTCAAGCACCAGAACGTGCGGCCCTTCGTGTGCACCGAGTGCGGCATGGAATTCAGCCAGATCCACCACCTCAAGCAGCATTCGCTCACCCATAAG gGCGTGAAGGAGTTCAAGTGCGAGGTGTGCGGCCGGGAGTTCACCCTGCAGGCTAACATGAAGCGGCACATGCTGATCCACACCAGCGTCCGGCCCTACCAGTGTCACATCTGTTTCAAGACCTTCGTGCAGAAGCAGACCCTCAAGACCCACATGATCGTCCACTCGCCCGTGAAGCCGTTCAAATGCAAG GTGTGCGGGAAGTCCTTCAACCGCATGTACAACCTGCTGGGCCACATGCACCTTCACGCGGGTAGCAAACCCTTCAAGTGCCCCTACTGCTCCAGCAAGTTCAACCTCAAGGGCAACCTGAGCCGGCACATGAAGGTCAAGCACGGCGTCATGGACATCGGCCTGGACAGCCAAG
- the ZNF710 gene encoding zinc finger protein 710 isoform X1, whose protein sequence is MEGFMDSGTQTDAVVVLSLAQAAVLGLVSENELFGATISAEAFYPDLGPELSGAAIGEARPPGPDVYQLACHGRALEEPAEEEVLEVEAAFEKHTRRKTRPPVRLVPKVKFEKVEEEEEVYEVSVPGGDDKDAGPAEAPAEAAGGGCEALVQSSAVKMIDLSVFSRKPRTLRHLPRAPRPELDVAPFDPHFPDPARDAFAEPSMALPRPEALPVECSFEPPHLPPLSDPEPPTMESPEPVKPEQGFVWQEVGEFEADAAGSTVERHKKAQLDRLDINVQIDDSYLVEAGDRQKRWQCRMCEKSYTSKYNLVTHILGHNGIKPHSCPHCSKLFKQPSHLQTHLLTHQGTRPHKCQVCQKAFTQTSHLKRHMLLHSEVKPYSCHFCGRGFAYPSELKAHEVKHESGRCHVCVECGLDFSTLTQLKRHLASHQGPTLYQCLECDKSFHYRSQLQNHMLKHQNVRPFVCTECGMEFSQIHHLKQHSLTHKGVKEFKCEVCGREFTLQANMKRHMLIHTSVRPYQCHICFKTFVQKQTLKTHMIVHSPVKPFKCKVCGKSFNRMYNLLGHMHLHAGSKPFKCPYCSSKFNLKGNLSRHMKVKHGVMDIGLDSQGGWATRRGRSRSGPVMAHSGASCPVRGAGRLARPETSLGWAQVWRGGSPEGHQRDNDGTFMYSPKDLRGLT, encoded by the exons ATGGAGGGCTTCATGGACTCAGGGACACAGACTGATGCCGTGGTGGTGCTGTCTTTGGCTCAGGCCGCCGTGCTGGGCCTGGTCTCGGAAAATGAGCTCTTTGGAGCCACCATAAGCGCCGAAGCCTTCTACCCGGACCTGGGGCCGGAGCTGTCCGGGGCAGCCATAGGGGAGGCCCGGCCCCCGGGCCCCGACGTCTACCAGCTGGCCTGCCACGGGCGGGCCCTGGAGGAGCCGGCTGAGGAGGAGGTGCTGGAGGTGGAGGCGGCCTTCGAGAAGCACACCCGGCGGAAGACGCGGCCGCCTGTGCGCCTGGTGCCCAAGGTCAAGTTTgagaaggtggaggaggaggaggaggtctaCGAGGTGTCAGTGCCCGGCGGCGACGACAAGGATGCCGGCCCAGCAGAGGCCCCAGCCGAGGCGGCCGGCGGCGGCTGCGAGGCCCTGGTGCAGAGCAGCGCGGTCAAGATGATCGACCTCAGCGTCTTCAGCCGCAAGCCCCGGACGCTGCGACACCTGCCCCGCGCCCCGCGGCCGGAGCTGGACGTAGCCCCCTTCGACCCCCACTTCCCCGACCCGGCCCGGGACGCCTTCGCCGAGCCCAGCATGGCGCTACCCAGGCCAGAGGCCCTGCCCGTGGAGTGCAGCTTCGAGCCGCCGCACCTGCCCCCGCTGAGCGACCCCGAGCCCCCCACCATGGAGTCCCCGGAGCCCGTGAAGCCGGAGCAGGGCTTCGTGTGGCAGGAGGTGGGCGAGTTCGAAGCGGACGCAGCCGGCTCGACGGTGGAGCGCCACAAGAAGGCCCAGCTGGACCGGCTGGACATCAACGTGCAGATTGACGACTCGTACCTGGTGGAGGCCGGCGACCGGCAGAAGCGCTGGCAGTGTCGCATGTGCGAGAAGTCCTACACGTCCAAGTACAACCTGGTGACGCACATCCTGGGCCACAACGGCATCAAGCCGCATTCCTGCCCGCACTGCAGCAAGCTCTTCAAGCAGCCCAGCCACCTGCAGACGCACCTGCTGACACACCAGGGCACCCGGCCACACAAGTGCCAGGTGTGCCAGAAGGCCTTCACGCAGACCAGCCACCTCAAGCGCCACATGCTGCTGCACTCGGAGGTCAAGCCCTACAGCTGCCACTTCTGTGGCCGCGGCTTCGCCTACCCCAGCGAGCTCAAGGCCCACGAGGTGAAGCACGAGAGCGGCCGCTGCCACGTGTGCGTCGAGTGCGGCCTGGACTTCTCTACGCTGACGCAGCTCAAGCGCCACCTGGCCTCCCACCAAGGCCCCACCCTCTACCAGTGCCTGGAGTGCGACAAGTCCTTCCACTACCGCAGCCAGCTGCAGAATCACATGCTCAAGCACCAGAACGTGCGGCCCTTCGTGTGCACCGAGTGCGGCATGGAATTCAGCCAGATCCACCACCTCAAGCAGCATTCGCTCACCCATAAG gGCGTGAAGGAGTTCAAGTGCGAGGTGTGCGGCCGGGAGTTCACCCTGCAGGCTAACATGAAGCGGCACATGCTGATCCACACCAGCGTCCGGCCCTACCAGTGTCACATCTGTTTCAAGACCTTCGTGCAGAAGCAGACCCTCAAGACCCACATGATCGTCCACTCGCCCGTGAAGCCGTTCAAATGCAAG GTGTGCGGGAAGTCCTTCAACCGCATGTACAACCTGCTGGGCCACATGCACCTTCACGCGGGTAGCAAACCCTTCAAGTGCCCCTACTGCTCCAGCAAGTTCAACCTCAAGGGCAACCTGAGCCGGCACATGAAGGTCAAGCACGGCGTCATGGACATCGGCCTGGACAGCCAAGGTGGGTGGGCCACACGCCGAGGACGGAGCAGGAGCGGTCCTGTCATGGCGCACTCAGGAGCCTCCTGTCCAGTGAGGGGAGCGGGGAGGCTGGCCAGGCCTGAGACCTCACTGGGGTGGGCTCAGGTCTGGAGAGGGGGCTCCCCGGAGGGCCATCAGCGTGATAACGATGGGACATTTATGTATTCTCCAAAGGACTTACGTGGGCTCacataa